One stretch of Oncorhynchus masou masou isolate Uvic2021 chromosome 9, UVic_Omas_1.1, whole genome shotgun sequence DNA includes these proteins:
- the lcp2b gene encoding lymphocyte cytosolic protein 2 gives MSFDSVPSRSEVMGWNARSLADYMNRLRLSSCDKVVMKTSMNGARFLKMKDSDLQKFPTIHIPVITEICSEINRSEEERGFNQRSREPKRHQQDFVQEEDEAWDSETFDMSDNDYENPDEDDSYICALSDRLPPAEGEEEEGSDGDYEPPPSATEEIPRLLNLPKPLGNSDYIDSVRGGLSGTLPTGRIPRPPQRPGPQALAKSHNTLARPPTSRLDPSPQRPFKAAGPSVPMVDRSKKPGQPAPTKKQHHANTKTTPTRECSPFSSPQPAILKPPQLKGPKPPDYRYLKHIFSTNRPSSSKPPSMVPNTMPGTEKDIDPEWYGGLVTRGQAEASLRWVNKDGAFLVRDSSKGSSEQPYTLMVLNQGKVYNIQIRHQGNTYHLGTGLMGSESFPGVEEIIEHHTHTPLLLIDMENGTGAQSQCCLLHPAPL, from the exons ATGAGTTTTGACAGTGTTCCCTCCAGGTCAGAGGTGATGGGGTGGAACGCACGTAGTCTAGCCGACTATATGAATAGG CTGAGGCTGTCCAGCTGTGACAAAGTGGTGATGAAGACTAGCATGAACGGAGCACGCTTtctg AAGATGAAAGATAGCGACCTTCAGAAGTTTCCCACCATTCATATTCC GGTCATCACTGAGATCTGTAGTGAGATCAAcaggagtgaagaggagagggggttcaATCAGAG ATCAAGGGAACCTAAGAGACATCAACAAG ATTTTGTACAAGAGGAAGATGAAGCCTGGGATTCAGAAACGTTT GATATGAGTGATAATGACTATGAGAACCCTGATGAGGACGACAGTTATATCTGTGCCTTGTCTGACCGCCTGCCAcctgcagagggagaggaggaagaggggagtgaTGGTGACTATGAGCCTCCTCCCTCAGCTACAGAGGAGATCCCCCGCCTCCTCAATCTCCCTAAGCCCCTAGGGAACAGTGACTATATAG attccGTGCGTGGAGGTCTGTCAGGAACTCTTCCTACTGGAAGGATTCCGAGACCACCCCAGCGCCCTGGTCCTCAGGCTCTGGCCAAGAGCCACAACACA cTGGCCAGACCTCCCACATCCAGACTAGACCCCTCCCCTCAGAGGCCATTCAAAGCTGCAG GCCCTTCTGTCCCCATGGTCGACCGAAGCAAGAAGCCTGGACAGCCCGCTCCCACCAAGAAACAACATCACGCAAACACCAAAACAACTCCTACAA GAGAGTGCAGTCCATTCAGCTCTCCCCAGCCCGCCATACTGAAGCCACCTCAACTAAAGGGCCCAAAGCCACCTGACTATAGGTA TCTGAAG CATATCTTCTCTACTAACAGACCCAGCTCCAGTAAACCTCCTTCAATGGTCCCCAACACAATGCCAGGCACAGAGAAG GACATTGATCCTGAGTGGTATGGAGGACTGGTGACCAGAGGCCAGGCTGAAGCATCTCTCAGATGGGTTAACAAG gatggAGCGTTTCTGGTGAGGGACAGTTCCAAGGGTTCTTCTGAGCAGCCCTACACCCTCATGGTGCTGAACCAAGGCAAGGTCTACAACATCCAGATACGTCACCAAGGCAACACATACCACCTGGGCACCGGCCTCATGGGTAGCGAG AGTTTCCCAGGAGTGGAGGAGATAAtagaacaccacacacacacccctctgctGCTCATAGACATGGAGAATGGAACTGGAGCACAGAGCCAGTGCTGCCTGCTGCACCCTGCACCACTCTGA
- the LOC135545165 gene encoding thymosin beta-like: MCRHPKTLAALSTSISFHPCPGGLEHTTVCNKATMSDKPDLTEIACFDKTKLKKTETKEKNPLPTKETIEQERKGDATP, encoded by the exons ATGTGCAGACACCCGAAGACACTCGCAGCCTTGTCTACCTCCATCTCTTTCCATCCCTGCCCTGGCGGATTAGAGCACACTACTGTGTGTAACAAAG caACAATGTCTGACAAACCTGACCTGACAGAGATCGCCTGTTTTGACAAGACCAAACTGAAGAAGACTGAGACGAAAGAGAAGAACCCCCTGCCAACCAAAGAGA CCATTGaacaggaaaggaaaggggatgcCACGCCTTGA